The following are from one region of the Pantoea cypripedii genome:
- the gcvA gene encoding transcriptional regulator GcvA, with the protein MKHLPPTATLRAFEVATRHSTFTSAAEELHITQSAVSHQLKNLEDIWGLPLFQRGKTLSLTPAGAALAPIVREFFMNLDATLADLHEQNGRFRLRVNTTYSFALKWLLPRLPDLTRQHPEILVTLESSDKVINFSGSDSDVAIRFGNGNYPALHSEFMFREQIFPVASPALLSRFGTPQEPAELLRYPLLTRDGADLVPKWESWFKQVGVSIPALKENVRLADTNMTLEAALLGQGIALARSGHVEKEIGEGSLIRLFDTPFPSPIAYYFVCPKGLETQPHVVSFRNWLLAESRKAQDQYL; encoded by the coding sequence ATGAAACATCTGCCGCCAACCGCGACATTACGCGCCTTTGAGGTCGCCACCCGGCATTCAACCTTCACCTCGGCCGCAGAAGAGTTACATATCACGCAAAGCGCCGTCAGCCATCAACTGAAAAACCTCGAAGACATCTGGGGCTTACCGCTTTTTCAGCGTGGAAAAACCTTAAGTCTTACGCCAGCCGGGGCAGCCCTTGCCCCGATTGTGCGTGAATTCTTTATGAATCTGGATGCCACCCTGGCCGACCTGCACGAGCAAAACGGCAGGTTCAGGCTGAGGGTGAACACCACTTACTCCTTCGCACTGAAATGGCTGTTACCCCGCTTACCCGATCTGACGAGACAACACCCGGAAATCCTGGTGACGCTGGAATCCAGCGATAAAGTGATCAATTTCTCCGGTTCGGACTCTGACGTAGCGATCCGTTTCGGCAACGGCAATTATCCCGCACTGCACTCCGAATTTATGTTTCGCGAACAAATCTTTCCGGTAGCCAGCCCGGCGTTGCTCAGCCGCTTTGGCACCCCGCAGGAACCCGCTGAGTTATTACGTTATCCCCTGCTCACGCGTGACGGTGCTGATCTGGTGCCCAAATGGGAGAGCTGGTTTAAACAGGTTGGCGTCAGCATTCCGGCACTGAAGGAAAACGTTCGGCTGGCGGATACCAATATGACGCTTGAAGCTGCACTGCTGGGCCAGGGCATCGCTCTGGCGCGCAGTGGCCATGTGGAAAAAGAGATTGGCGAGGGCAGCCTGATCCGCTTATTTGATACGCCCTTTCCTTCCCCCATAGCCTACTATTTTGTTTGCCCGAAAGGGTTAGAAACGCAGCCGCATGTGGTGAGTTTCCGCAACTGGCTGCTGGCAGAATCGCGTAAGGCACAGGACCAGTATCTCTGA
- a CDS encoding oxidoreductase, which produces MSGNSGVALIGPGAIGTTIVAALHEVGRTPVVCGRTAHPQLEVRFDGGQIVVPGPVLTDPAAITHPFSVVFVAVKTTQLAAATPWLAALCNEKTVVCVLQNGVEQKAMLADAVAGATVLPSVVWFPAQREPDASVWLRAKPRLTLPDTPAARLVQQTLEGTRCEVALSEDFTSVAWRKLLQNAVAGLMVLSGRRAGMFSRADITDVALAYLRECLSVARAEGAILSDEVPQEIIDGFHRAPPDLGTSILADRQAGRPLEWDIRNGVVSRLGRTHGIATPISDIIVPLLAAGSDGPG; this is translated from the coding sequence ATGTCCGGAAATTCAGGGGTTGCGCTTATCGGCCCTGGGGCGATTGGCACCACTATCGTCGCCGCCCTGCATGAAGTAGGACGTACGCCGGTGGTGTGTGGTCGTACCGCTCACCCACAGCTGGAAGTGCGTTTTGATGGCGGCCAAATCGTGGTGCCGGGACCGGTACTGACCGATCCGGCGGCAATTACCCATCCATTCAGCGTGGTTTTCGTCGCCGTGAAGACGACTCAGCTGGCGGCCGCTACCCCGTGGCTGGCTGCGTTATGCAACGAGAAAACGGTGGTTTGCGTGCTGCAAAACGGTGTGGAGCAGAAAGCGATGCTGGCGGATGCCGTTGCGGGAGCGACTGTGCTGCCATCGGTGGTGTGGTTTCCGGCGCAGCGTGAACCAGATGCTTCCGTCTGGCTGCGAGCTAAACCACGCCTGACCTTACCTGATACGCCCGCAGCAAGACTTGTGCAGCAAACGCTGGAAGGGACACGCTGTGAAGTCGCCCTCTCTGAAGATTTCACCTCGGTTGCCTGGCGTAAATTGCTGCAAAACGCAGTCGCCGGTTTAATGGTTTTGTCGGGACGTCGCGCCGGAATGTTCTCCCGTGCCGATATCACCGATGTGGCCTTAGCCTATTTACGTGAATGCCTGTCGGTTGCCCGTGCCGAGGGGGCAATTCTGAGTGATGAGGTGCCACAGGAGATTATCGATGGCTTCCATCGTGCCCCGCCGGATTTGGGTACCTCCATCCTCGCCGATCGCCAGGCTGGACGCCCGCTGGAATGGGATATCCGCAACGGCGTGGTATCACGGCTCGGCCGGACGCACGGCATCGCGACACCGATCAGCGACATTATCGTGCCGCTACTGGCCGCAGGCAGCGACGGACCGGGTTGA
- a CDS encoding YdgH/BhsA/McbA-like domain containing protein produces the protein MKTIKAMSIAAVAALSLMSFGSFAQSISVTSSTLDGAEAKIAAQAAQQGAQYKITEANTNNRVHMTAELYK, from the coding sequence ATGAAAACTATCAAAGCAATGTCCATCGCCGCTGTCGCCGCTCTTTCACTGATGTCATTTGGCAGCTTTGCTCAGAGCATCTCCGTCACCTCTTCAACTCTGGACGGTGCGGAAGCGAAAATCGCCGCTCAGGCAGCACAGCAGGGCGCGCAGTACAAAATTACCGAAGCGAACACCAATAACCGTGTTCACATGACCGCAGAACTGTACAAATAA
- a CDS encoding YdgH/BhsA/McbA-like domain containing protein has protein sequence MKSIKTFVAVAALSLVSFGSFAQSITASASTLDGAEAKIAAQAKQAGASYKITGARVDNGAYLSAELTK, from the coding sequence ATGAAATCTATCAAAACTTTCGTTGCAGTTGCGGCCCTGTCACTGGTTTCTTTCGGCAGCTTCGCACAGAGCATCACCGCTTCCGCTTCAACTCTTGACGGCGCAGAAGCCAAAATCGCTGCTCAGGCTAAACAGGCCGGTGCCTCTTACAAAATCACCGGTGCACGCGTCGATAACGGTGCTTACCTGTCAGCTGAACTGACTAAGTAA
- a CDS encoding RNA polymerase sigma factor: MKSATAKESLLMSAIGACRSRLKSFISRRIPVRDDAEDILQEVTWRLMTVDQPVENAVAWLFRAARNEMTDRARKKSELPLSAYFGDDAGETAEDELAETLFGVPHTPEDEYLKAMIWAELGEALAELPPAQREVFDKTELQGYSYKELAEESGVSVQTLLSRKHKAVLYLRTRLRDVYDELTG, translated from the coding sequence ATGAAATCTGCAACGGCAAAGGAATCCCTGCTGATGTCAGCGATCGGTGCCTGCCGCTCGCGGCTGAAGTCCTTTATCAGCCGTCGCATCCCGGTACGTGATGATGCCGAGGATATCCTGCAAGAGGTCACCTGGCGGCTGATGACGGTGGATCAGCCGGTAGAGAACGCCGTCGCCTGGCTGTTTCGCGCCGCCCGCAATGAAATGACTGACCGGGCGCGCAAAAAAAGCGAGCTGCCCCTGTCTGCATATTTTGGCGATGATGCAGGCGAGACGGCGGAAGATGAGCTGGCAGAGACGCTTTTCGGTGTGCCACACACGCCCGAGGATGAATACCTGAAAGCGATGATCTGGGCAGAGTTAGGCGAAGCCTTAGCAGAACTGCCACCTGCACAGCGGGAAGTGTTCGATAAAACCGAGTTGCAGGGATACAGCTATAAAGAACTGGCAGAAGAATCCGGGGTTAGCGTGCAGACATTATTATCTCGTAAGCATAAAGCAGTGCTTTATCTGCGCACCCGGCTGCGTGATGTATATGATGAACTTACGGGGTGA
- a CDS encoding type II toxin-antitoxin system CcdA family antitoxin — MPHAPKQNVTLALDPELLQRAKEAGFNLSQLLAGAIINKLRETAAEQWNHENADAISDLNRHMAQHGVFAKKFTP, encoded by the coding sequence ATGCCTCACGCGCCCAAACAAAACGTCACCCTCGCACTTGACCCTGAGTTACTTCAGCGGGCGAAGGAGGCAGGGTTCAACCTGTCCCAGCTGTTAGCAGGTGCGATTATCAATAAACTCCGCGAAACTGCCGCAGAACAATGGAATCATGAAAATGCCGATGCTATTTCAGACCTCAATCGCCATATGGCGCAACATGGCGTGTTTGCAAAGAAATTCACCCCGTAA